Proteins encoded by one window of Clostridiisalibacter paucivorans DSM 22131:
- the proC gene encoding pyrroline-5-carboxylate reductase, with product MSKTLGFIGGGNMGQAIIGGIIESKIYSPENIMVADLNEKLLKDVEDRYNVKTTSDNNEVAENAQIIILAVKPHICDLVIDGIKDKINDDVLIISIAAGKKISQIEERFNKNIKLVRVMPNTPALVGQGMSAICNNTNVPKDELDEVLEIFESFGSAEVVDEKLMDVVTGVSGSSPAYVYMFIEAMADGAVLEGMPRDKAYKMAAQAVLGSAQMVLDTGRHPGDLKDMVCSPGGTTIEAVKILEDKGLRSAVIEAVRGCVKKSKELS from the coding sequence GTAAAATATACTCTCCAGAAAATATTATGGTGGCAGATTTAAATGAGAAATTGTTGAAAGATGTAGAAGATAGATATAATGTAAAAACTACATCTGATAATAATGAAGTGGCAGAGAATGCTCAAATAATAATATTGGCTGTTAAACCACATATATGTGATTTAGTAATCGATGGAATAAAAGATAAGATCAATGACGATGTACTTATAATATCTATTGCTGCAGGTAAAAAAATATCTCAAATAGAAGAGAGGTTTAATAAAAATATAAAGTTGGTTAGAGTTATGCCCAATACACCTGCTCTAGTAGGTCAAGGTATGTCAGCTATATGTAATAATACTAATGTGCCCAAAGATGAATTGGATGAAGTATTAGAAATATTTGAAAGCTTTGGAAGTGCAGAAGTTGTAGATGAAAAACTTATGGATGTAGTTACAGGGGTAAGTGGTTCATCACCTGCTTATGTATATATGTTTATAGAGGCAATGGCAGATGGAGCAGTCCTTGAAGGTATGCCTAGAGATAAGGCATATAAAATGGCAGCACAAGCTGTATTGGGTTCAGCCCAAATGGTTCTAGATACTGGAAGGCACCCTGGAGATTTAAAGGATATGGTTTGCTCACCAGGTGGCACCACTATAGAAGCAGTGAAGATATTGGAAGATAAAGGTCTGAGAAGTGCCGTTATTGAAGCAGTGAGAGGATGTGTAAAGAAATCTAAAGAGCTTTCATAA